One window of Catonella massiliensis genomic DNA carries:
- a CDS encoding iron-containing alcohol dehydrogenase, producing the protein MENFVHSIPTELYFGKGQISKLGDALNRFGKRVLLTYGGGSIKKMGLYDEVMKILSEGGFTVVECDGIEPNPRIESVIKGVKLCKENNIDVVLSVGGGSTLDCSKAIACGVYFEGDDLWKMVKSEWKLKKALPLVDILTLSATGSEFDGAGVISNMATDEKIGAMFTYPAVSICDPTYTFSVSKYQTAAGSADIMSHIMEGYFSRTDDCDISDGIAETVLKTVIKNLPLALREPDNYTARGNLMMASSVACSGIPEYGKQGTGWPCHGLEHELSAFYDITHGVGLAILTPRWMRHILKKDASTTGRFVRFAKNVWGLSGGSEEVLALKGIYALESFFKESGIASNLTELNITEEYFGKMADHLEAEADLKNAYVPLTKEDIIEIYKACL; encoded by the coding sequence ATGGAAAACTTCGTACACTCAATACCTACCGAGCTCTATTTTGGCAAAGGACAGATATCAAAGCTTGGGGATGCTCTTAACAGATTTGGTAAAAGAGTACTTCTTACCTATGGAGGCGGCTCCATCAAGAAGATGGGGCTCTATGATGAAGTGATGAAGATACTCTCAGAAGGCGGATTTACAGTAGTTGAATGTGATGGCATAGAGCCTAATCCAAGAATAGAATCAGTTATTAAGGGAGTCAAACTCTGCAAGGAAAACAACATAGATGTTGTACTTTCTGTAGGTGGAGGAAGTACGCTAGACTGCTCTAAGGCCATAGCCTGTGGAGTGTACTTTGAAGGTGACGACCTGTGGAAGATGGTTAAGTCTGAGTGGAAGCTAAAAAAAGCCCTTCCTCTGGTGGATATCCTTACCCTTAGCGCAACAGGCTCAGAGTTTGACGGAGCAGGCGTTATAAGCAATATGGCAACAGATGAAAAGATAGGCGCAATGTTCACCTATCCCGCAGTATCCATCTGTGACCCTACCTATACATTTAGCGTATCAAAGTACCAGACAGCAGCGGGTTCAGCAGATATCATGAGTCACATCATGGAGGGGTATTTCTCAAGAACTGATGACTGCGATATATCAGATGGAATTGCTGAGACTGTGCTAAAGACTGTCATTAAGAATCTCCCTCTAGCTCTTAGAGAGCCTGATAACTACACTGCAAGGGGTAATCTTATGATGGCTTCATCAGTAGCCTGCTCCGGCATACCTGAGTACGGAAAGCAAGGCACAGGCTGGCCATGTCATGGCTTAGAGCATGAGCTTTCAGCATTTTATGATATCACCCACGGTGTAGGACTAGCTATCCTTACACCTAGATGGATGAGGCATATACTTAAAAAAGATGCATCAACCACAGGCAGGTTTGTGCGCTTTGCAAAGAATGTCTGGGGGCTTTCAGGAGGAAGTGAAGAGGTGCTTGCTCTTAAGGGAATATATGCACTTGAGTCCTTCTTTAAGGAGTCAGGCATTGCATCAAACCTTACTGAGCTTAATATTACGGAGGAATACTTTGGCAAAATGGCAGACCACCTTGAGGCAGAAGCAGACCTTAAGAATGCCTATGTACCTTTAACCAAAGAGGATATAATAGAGATATATAAGGCATGTCTGTAA
- a CDS encoding NfeD family protein, translating to MDFQFWLMAFIILVVMEFLTMGLTTIWFAIGALVSFFASLFGASAWIQIVLFLVVSLVVLIVYRPLAVKYVNSRRTKTNVDDLIGREAKVVEKIDNLNETGRVLLNGIDWSARSTLTGGVIEEDTIVKVMEVQGVKLIVEPLITEETKRLSPAEGLQENFD from the coding sequence ATGGATTTTCAATTTTGGCTTATGGCATTTATAATACTGGTTGTGATGGAATTCCTTACTATGGGACTCACAACTATATGGTTTGCAATCGGTGCACTGGTATCATTTTTTGCGAGTCTCTTTGGAGCCAGTGCTTGGATTCAGATTGTCTTGTTCTTAGTTGTTTCCCTGGTTGTCCTTATTGTATACAGACCTCTTGCTGTTAAATACGTCAATTCAAGAAGGACAAAGACCAATGTTGACGACCTTATAGGCAGAGAAGCTAAGGTGGTTGAAAAAATTGACAATCTTAATGAGACAGGAAGAGTCTTGCTAAATGGCATTGACTGGTCTGCCAGATCAACCTTAACAGGAGGTGTCATTGAAGAGGACACAATAGTCAAGGTAATGGAGGTACAGGGCGTTAAACTAATAGTTGAACCGTTAATTACAGAGGAAACAAAGAGGTTGTCTCCTGCAGAAGGCTTACAGGAAAACTTTGATTGA
- a CDS encoding SPFH domain-containing protein, translated as MAFLAIVIILIFASCIKIVPQATALVIERLGGYQDTWHVGIHVKLPFIDRVAKRVTLKEQVADFPPQPVITKDNVSIRIDTVIFYQITDPKLYAYGVENPISALENLTATTLRNIIGDLELDETLTSRETINTQMRSTLDVATDPWGIKVNRVELKNIMCPPDIQGAMEKQAKAERERRAAVTSAEGEKKAAILVAEGKKESTILEAEAEKAAQILRAEAKKEATIREAEGQAQAILAVQRANADGIKLLNESAPSGEVIKLKGLEAFGRAADGKATKIIIPSEIQGLAGLVSGITEVAAEAKKQVEA; from the coding sequence ATGGCGTTCCTTGCTATTGTAATCATCTTGATCTTTGCTTCCTGCATCAAGATAGTACCACAGGCAACAGCCTTAGTCATTGAAAGACTTGGCGGATATCAGGATACCTGGCACGTTGGTATCCATGTGAAGTTACCTTTCATCGACAGAGTAGCAAAGAGGGTAACGCTTAAGGAACAGGTTGCGGACTTCCCTCCACAGCCGGTTATCACAAAGGATAACGTTTCAATCAGAATAGATACAGTTATCTTCTACCAGATAACAGATCCTAAGCTTTATGCATACGGTGTTGAGAATCCTATCTCAGCTCTTGAAAACCTTACAGCTACTACACTTCGTAACATCATCGGTGATCTTGAACTGGATGAGACACTTACATCCCGTGAGACTATCAATACACAGATGCGTTCTACACTTGATGTAGCTACAGATCCTTGGGGAATCAAGGTAAACAGAGTAGAGCTTAAGAACATAATGTGTCCTCCTGATATTCAGGGTGCGATGGAGAAGCAGGCTAAGGCAGAGCGTGAGAGACGTGCTGCGGTTACCAGTGCAGAAGGTGAAAAGAAGGCAGCCATCCTTGTTGCGGAAGGTAAGAAAGAATCTACCATCCTTGAAGCAGAAGCTGAAAAGGCAGCTCAGATTCTCCGTGCAGAAGCTAAAAAGGAAGCTACTATCCGTGAGGCTGAAGGTCAGGCACAGGCTATACTTGCGGTGCAGAGGGCTAATGCTGACGGTATCAAGCTCCTAAATGAATCAGCTCCTTCAGGAGAGGTAATCAAGCTCAAAGGACTTGAGGCTTTCGGCAGGGCAGCAGACGGTAAGGCAACCAAGATTATCATCCCTTCTGAGATACAGGGCCTTGCAGGGCTTGTAAGCGGCATTACAGAGGTTGCAGCTGAGGCTAAGAAGCAGGTGGAGGCATAA
- a CDS encoding YczE/YyaS/YitT family protein, with translation MNIKLPEKFLPRLIMTVFGVIICAIAVGFFKNSLFGIDPFQSFAQGSHARLFSGVAYGIYYMVVSLIMLVVVLLLDKHYIGIATILNLFFSGHIVDFANKYIAEAIPDPSLAVRAVMLIVGVVVLCFASSLYMTSDLGVSVYDAIPIIISKRTGKPFKFMRIGCDLICVIIGALCGLLPGLGTLVTAFFMGPLIDFFNRKFSRPLLDRFKA, from the coding sequence ATGAACATAAAACTTCCTGAAAAATTTCTGCCAAGGCTTATAATGACTGTCTTTGGTGTCATAATATGCGCTATAGCTGTTGGATTTTTTAAGAATTCCCTATTTGGTATAGACCCTTTCCAAAGCTTTGCGCAAGGGTCTCACGCGAGGCTCTTTTCAGGGGTTGCTTATGGAATATACTACATGGTTGTAAGCTTAATAATGCTTGTTGTAGTCCTGCTTTTAGATAAGCACTATATTGGAATTGCAACCATATTGAACTTGTTCTTCTCGGGTCACATAGTGGATTTTGCCAATAAATACATAGCGGAGGCCATCCCGGATCCAAGCCTTGCGGTAAGAGCAGTTATGCTGATTGTAGGTGTGGTCGTGCTTTGCTTTGCATCGTCACTTTATATGACCTCGGACCTTGGAGTTTCGGTCTATGATGCCATTCCTATTATCATATCAAAGAGAACAGGAAAACCATTTAAGTTTATGCGTATAGGCTGTGACTTAATTTGTGTTATCATAGGAGCCTTGTGTGGCTTGCTTCCGGGGCTTGGAACCTTGGTTACTGCCTTCTTTATGGGACCGCTTATAGACTTCTTTAACAGAAAATTCTCCAGACCGTTGCTTGACAGATTTAAGGCTTAG
- a CDS encoding ABC-F family ATP-binding cassette domain-containing protein, with product MNLLTAENLSKSFNTDKILFDNISLGINEGDKIGLIGINGTGKSTLLKILAGEEEADSGKLTKGNAVRIAYLPQNPEFDEGESVISEVIKGKKAKNEFWDTEGEARSLLAKFEIEDVEAKVGTLSGGQKKRAALVRTLLDDADILILDEPTNHLDTAMSEWLEDYLKKMKQALLIITHDRYFLDQVTNRIVELTHGKLYSYVGGYMKYLELKAEREEMEIATERKNAALFKKDLAWMMRGARARSTKQKAHIERFEELKNRDKIVVDKEIVVDSVSSRLGKQIIEIENISKAYGDKTLFADFTYLFRRIDRIGIIGKNGSGKSTLLKTILGEVAPDSGNIIIGQTAKIGYFSQDSGELDPSQTVIESAKDIAEYVQTKDGTISASKMLERFLFEGAMQYTKIEKLSGGERRRLALLHTLISAPNILILDEPTNDLDITTLSILEDYLDGFDGVVITVSHDRYFLDRVANRIFSFENGHIKIYEGGYSDYLEKAEPQIEEVKAEKKESDAKKDWKANKGTKLKFTYAEQKEFDTIDEDIGKLNEAIEKIDAEIAENASRYGKLGELMAEKEKLEEELEYKEERWLYLTELNEKINAGGK from the coding sequence ATGAATCTACTTACAGCAGAAAATTTATCGAAAAGCTTTAACACTGATAAGATTCTCTTTGATAATATTTCTTTGGGCATAAACGAAGGCGACAAAATAGGGCTAATAGGCATAAATGGAACAGGAAAGTCTACCCTTCTTAAGATACTTGCAGGAGAAGAAGAGGCAGATAGCGGCAAGCTCACCAAGGGCAATGCCGTCCGCATAGCCTATCTCCCGCAGAATCCTGAGTTTGACGAGGGTGAGAGCGTTATTTCGGAGGTAATAAAGGGGAAAAAGGCTAAAAATGAATTCTGGGACACAGAGGGAGAGGCAAGGAGCCTGCTTGCCAAATTTGAAATAGAGGATGTAGAGGCCAAGGTAGGCACACTTTCAGGCGGTCAGAAAAAGAGGGCTGCCCTTGTGCGTACCCTCCTTGATGATGCAGACATCCTCATTCTTGATGAGCCTACCAACCACCTGGATACAGCCATGTCTGAGTGGCTTGAAGACTATCTTAAGAAGATGAAACAGGCTCTCCTCATCATAACCCACGACAGATACTTCCTTGACCAGGTGACAAACAGGATAGTTGAGCTAACTCATGGGAAGCTTTACTCATACGTAGGAGGTTATATGAAGTACCTCGAGCTTAAGGCGGAGCGTGAGGAAATGGAGATAGCCACCGAAAGGAAGAATGCCGCACTTTTTAAGAAAGACCTCGCTTGGATGATGAGGGGTGCAAGAGCTCGTTCAACCAAGCAGAAGGCCCATATAGAGCGTTTTGAGGAACTTAAAAACAGGGATAAGATTGTAGTGGATAAAGAAATTGTGGTTGATTCGGTATCAAGCCGCCTCGGTAAGCAGATAATTGAGATTGAAAATATCTCAAAGGCTTACGGAGACAAGACATTGTTTGCTGATTTCACATATCTCTTTAGAAGGATTGACAGAATAGGAATTATTGGGAAAAATGGCTCAGGCAAGTCAACCCTTCTTAAGACTATTTTAGGAGAAGTAGCACCTGACAGTGGGAACATTATCATCGGTCAGACAGCTAAGATAGGATACTTTTCTCAGGATTCGGGAGAGCTTGATCCAAGCCAGACTGTAATAGAGTCAGCAAAAGACATAGCAGAGTATGTGCAGACAAAGGATGGCACCATATCGGCTAGCAAGATGCTTGAACGATTCCTCTTTGAAGGTGCAATGCAGTATACAAAAATCGAGAAGCTCTCAGGTGGTGAAAGAAGAAGGCTCGCCCTCTTGCATACCCTTATTTCTGCACCAAATATACTTATCCTAGACGAGCCTACCAATGACCTTGATATAACCACTCTCTCTATCTTAGAGGACTATCTGGACGGCTTTGATGGAGTGGTTATAACGGTTTCACACGACAGATACTTCCTTGACAGGGTAGCAAACAGGATATTTTCCTTTGAAAATGGCCATATTAAGATATATGAGGGAGGATATAGTGACTATCTGGAAAAAGCAGAGCCACAGATTGAAGAGGTAAAGGCAGAGAAAAAAGAAAGCGATGCAAAAAAGGATTGGAAGGCAAACAAAGGTACCAAGCTTAAGTTTACCTACGCCGAACAGAAGGAATTTGACACCATAGATGAAGATATTGGAAAGTTAAACGAGGCAATAGAAAAGATTGATGCGGAAATAGCAGAAAATGCTTCAAGGTATGGAAAACTGGGTGAGCTGATGGCGGAAAAAGAGAAGCTGGAAGAAGAACTTGAGTATAAAGAAGAAAGGTGGCTTTATCTTACGGAACTTAATGAGAAGATAAATGCAGGAGGTAAGTAA
- a CDS encoding TraX family protein translates to MLKVIAIICMLIDHTSIVLDPFIPNEWYDLYKIGRMIGRTAFPLFCFMIVEGYYYTRDKSRYLGSLLLLAIISELPFDAIFSESGFKLEYDNQNVFFTLATGLFTIILLDNVNKFMKSISEKQRAYLGYALKVANIILQFFIIIIMTIGINYLKSDYGVAGLDLIVMIYYFEKIPVLLKRFDGRFDSNKAKFIFAGLTVLFWLSYYDYNIGRINELMGFPAVILIWMYNGKRGDYKIPKYVFYFFYPVHLTVLYFIRKMLAGY, encoded by the coding sequence GTGTTAAAGGTAATTGCGATTATATGCATGCTTATTGATCATACATCGATTGTCCTTGATCCCTTTATTCCTAATGAATGGTATGATTTGTATAAGATTGGCAGAATGATAGGCAGAACCGCATTTCCTCTATTTTGCTTTATGATAGTGGAGGGGTATTATTATACTCGTGATAAGAGTAGATATCTAGGGAGCTTATTATTACTTGCGATTATATCTGAATTGCCATTTGATGCTATATTTTCAGAATCAGGTTTTAAACTGGAATACGATAATCAAAATGTATTTTTTACACTTGCAACAGGCTTATTTACAATTATTTTGCTTGACAATGTGAATAAGTTTATGAAGAGCATAAGTGAAAAACAGAGAGCTTATCTTGGATATGCACTCAAAGTAGCAAACATTATTTTGCAGTTTTTTATAATAATTATAATGACAATAGGGATAAATTATTTAAAATCAGATTATGGTGTAGCAGGGCTGGATTTAATTGTAATGATTTATTATTTTGAAAAAATACCAGTTTTGCTTAAAAGATTTGATGGAAGATTTGATTCAAATAAAGCTAAATTTATATTTGCAGGCTTAACGGTTCTTTTCTGGCTTTCGTATTATGATTACAATATTGGGCGCATTAATGAGCTGATGGGATTTCCGGCAGTTATTCTTATCTGGATGTATAACGGTAAAAGAGGAGATTACAAAATACCTAAGTATGTATTTTATTTTTTCTATCCGGTTCATTTGACGGTGTTGTATTTTATCAGAAAAATGCTAGCAGGATACTAA